Within the Candidatus Bathyarchaeia archaeon genome, the region CCGGGCTGTGATACCGGGCGTTAGTGAAGTAGGCGACAGCGCTAAACTCAACTTGAAAGACGAGAATAGTTTTAATGCTAAAGGGAGGATTAAACATGGCTCTCAACCGCGTGCCCAAGCTGAAGACCTAATCTCCAACACGTTAACGGCTAACTTCCTTTCAATTCTCTCCGCGGCGGGATCTTCGAATTGAGAGCCGGAAAAACTCTGGCGATCAAGGCAAGGTTAATTAAAGAGATTTGGGAGCTCTAATGGAAGAAGACTTTCGCAAAGAATGGAGATCATCATGTTTAGATCTATCTCATCGAGGGGGATGTGGTTTGGATACGGTTAGGAGGCTGGAGTTAGCGAAACGGTACTGCGAGGAAATAGTCACCGAGGAGGAGTTGAAAAACCTCTTGGAGACCCACTCATCCCCGAAAGCCTACTGGGGCTTCGAGTGCTCTGGACAGTGAGAAAACTCTCACCCAGTGTAATGCACTTGGGGATGGGGTTAATCTGCGGTGGGAAAATAAAGGATCTAATCGAAGCTGGGTTCGACTTCACCGTCTACCTGGCGGATTGGCATTCGTGGATAAACAACAAGCTAGGCGGGGTAATGGAGAGCATAAGGCTTGTGGGAGAATACTTTAAGCATTGCTTTACAGCCATAGGAGTAGACCCTGATAAAGTAAAGTATATGTGGGCTTCGGAGCTGGCCCAGGACTCCAAGTATTGGGAGAAGGTCATTCAAGTGGGGAAACACGCTACCCTCAGTCGGGTCAAGAGAACCTTGCCCATTATGGGTCGATCGTTCAGCATCCGAGATGTCGACGCCGCCTCGTTATTTTACCCTTGCATGCAAGTAGCGGACATATTTTATTTAGATCTAGATGTAGCGTGCGCTGGAATAGATCAGAGAAAGGCTCACATGTTGGCGAGGGAGATTTCCAGCAAATTAGGGGCGAAAAAGCCGATTTCGCTTCACACCCATCTGTTGATGGGGCTTGAAGGCCCCTCCCATCAACCGGGGGGAAGGTTTGATGAGAACGAAAAGTTAAACATGCAAATCACCACTAAAATGTCGAAAAGCAAGCCCTCTAAATGCATTTTCATACACGACTCACCAGAAGAGATCCGTGAAAAAATAAGAAACGCATACTGTCCGCCGAGGATCTTGGAAAACAACCCCATTATTGAGTTGGTCGAGTACGTAGTGTTTCCCGCGAAGGGTGAGTTGACGATTGAGAGGTCCAACAAATACGGAGGCACCGTCACTTTTACCCATTTAGGAGAGTTGAAGGAAGCTTACTTTAAAGGGACGATTCATCCGCTAGATTTAAAAGTCAACGTAGCGGAGGCATTAGTGGAGGTTTTAAGCCGAGTTAGAGAGTACTTCAAGCATCATGAAAACATATTAGAGGAAGTGAAGAAAATAATCGTCACAAGGTAGTTTTCACATGACATCGATCGAGAAATATAATATGCTTATAAAACTGGCTGGCCAGCTGATTGAAGAGTCAAAGAAGGGCATCCCCATCATAGTTGAAGGGAGAAAGGATCTAACATCACTAAAGAGAATCGGGGTGAAAGGCAGAATTCGATGCGTTAAATCAAGAAGGTTAAACTTCATCAACCTGGTGGATGAGTTGAAAGAGGAAAAGGAAACGATCATCATGACGGATTTTGATAGGGAAGGCGAAGAGTTGGCCCATCAACTTTCAATCGCCCTTACGGAATCAAGGGTAAAGGTCAATAACATGATTCGCGAAAAGATTAGAAGCCTCTTCAGAAACGAGATAAAAGCGGTGGAAGAGCTCGCCAACTTCTATTATAAAGCGGTGTGCCAGCTTACACAAAGCTAATAGAGGTTGAAACAGTAAATCTAAAGCGTTAATAAACATTAAAGTGAAGGTTAATGAGTGAAAAAGTGAAGGGAAACCACTTCACGGTCTAAATTCACGTTCAGGTGAAGAGGTTTTTGAACGAAAGTTCTCATTATACACCTACCACAAAATACATCATAAAGGCCAGGTTTGACGTAAAAGGCGTAGTTGAAAAACCAGACGTCATAGGGGCGATATTCGGCCAGACTGAAGGACTCTTCGGCCCAGACCTTGACCTCAGGGAGCTTCAGAAAACGGGCAGAATAGGAAGGATCGAAATCGAGCTTGCATCTAAAAACGACAGAACCACAGGCACCATCACAGTTCCATCCAGTCTCGATAAGGCTTCAACGGCGATTATAGCGGCCGCGATAGAAAGCGTCGATAGGATAGGCCCATGTAGCGCTCAGGTAATCTTAGAGAAGGTTGAGGACCTCAGAGAAGAGAAGCGTCGGGCGATACTGGATAAAGCCAAGGATATTCTTAAGAAATGGGTTCTGGAGGTTAGCCCCAGCACCGACGAAATAGTTAAAGAGGTAGCGGACGTGCTTAGAGCGGCTGAGCTTGTCTACATAGGACCTGAAAAACTTCCAGCGGGTCCCGA harbors:
- a CDS encoding tyrosine--tRNA ligase — protein: MLWTVRKLSPSVMHLGMGLICGGKIKDLIEAGFDFTVYLADWHSWINNKLGGVMESIRLVGEYFKHCFTAIGVDPDKVKYMWASELAQDSKYWEKVIQVGKHATLSRVKRTLPIMGRSFSIRDVDAASLFYPCMQVADIFYLDLDVACAGIDQRKAHMLAREISSKLGAKKPISLHTHLLMGLEGPSHQPGGRFDENEKLNMQITTKMSKSKPSKCIFIHDSPEEIREKIRNAYCPPRILENNPIIELVEYVVFPAKGELTIERSNKYGGTVTFTHLGELKEAYFKGTIHPLDLKVNVAEALVEVLSRVREYFKHHENILEEVKKIIVTR
- a CDS encoding toprim domain-containing protein, with product MTSIEKYNMLIKLAGQLIEESKKGIPIIVEGRKDLTSLKRIGVKGRIRCVKSRRLNFINLVDELKEEKETIIMTDFDREGEELAHQLSIALTESRVKVNNMIREKIRSLFRNEIKAVEELANFYYKAVCQLTQS